The Aureispira anguillae genome contains a region encoding:
- a CDS encoding Crp/Fnr family transcriptional regulator → MAFDQEQYIAALKAKLESYHSPISSSSWELIRSIIKFQTVDKGTFVLRYGQIARNIHFICQGALRAYFTDEAGNFYNKNIFLETDLACSTVSLLQNSPSNFTLEALEDCIFINLNYKKYRAFIDQKEDLKNFYIAYLEKNWVLEKEPIEISIVMENATERYLKLLEKHPNIDQRIPQRHLSAHLGITPTQLSRIRKSLK, encoded by the coding sequence ATGGCTTTTGATCAAGAACAGTACATTGCTGCCTTAAAAGCAAAACTAGAAAGTTACCATAGCCCTATTAGCTCCTCTTCTTGGGAATTGATACGGTCTATTATTAAATTTCAAACGGTAGACAAAGGCACCTTTGTCTTGCGATATGGTCAGATTGCCCGAAACATTCACTTTATTTGCCAAGGAGCACTGCGAGCTTATTTTACCGATGAAGCAGGCAATTTTTATAATAAAAATATTTTTCTAGAAACAGATTTGGCTTGCTCAACCGTCTCGTTATTGCAAAACAGTCCTTCTAATTTTACACTAGAAGCTTTAGAAGATTGCATCTTTATCAACCTCAATTACAAAAAATATAGAGCCTTTATTGATCAAAAGGAAGATTTAAAAAATTTCTACATTGCTTATCTAGAAAAGAATTGGGTGCTAGAAAAAGAACCCATCGAAATTTCTATCGTTATGGAAAATGCAACAGAACGCTACCTTAAACTCCTTGAAAAACATCCGAATATTGATCAACGAATTCCTCAACGACACCTCTCTGCACACCTAGGCATTACTCCTACTCAACTGAGTAGAATACGAAAAAGTTTAAAATAA